Proteins from one Sphingobium herbicidovorans genomic window:
- the cysD gene encoding sulfate adenylyltransferase subunit CysD — protein sequence MTDSKTLTHLARLEAESIHILREVVAEAEKPVMLYSVGKDSAVMLHLARKAFYPSPPPFPLLHVDTTWKFKAMYDLRDRMAQESGMELLVYQNPEAKERGINPFDHGPLHTDMWKTEGLKQALDLYGFDAAFGGARRDEEKSRAKERIFSFRTASHGWDPKNQRPELWNLYNARKNKGESIRIFPISNWTELDIWQYIHLNNVPIVPLYFAEERPTVERDGMLLMVDDERFPLKPGETPVMRSIRFRTLGCYPLTGAVESSAQTLPEVIQETLLTTTSERQGRAIDKDAGGAGMEKKKQEGYF from the coding sequence ATGACTGATAGCAAAACGCTTACCCACCTCGCGCGCCTGGAAGCGGAGAGCATTCATATATTGAGAGAGGTTGTCGCCGAAGCTGAAAAGCCGGTGATGCTGTATTCCGTGGGCAAGGACAGCGCCGTGATGCTGCATCTCGCTCGCAAGGCATTCTACCCTTCGCCGCCGCCGTTCCCCCTGCTCCATGTCGATACGACGTGGAAGTTCAAGGCGATGTACGACCTGCGCGACCGCATGGCGCAAGAAAGCGGCATGGAACTTCTGGTCTATCAAAACCCTGAAGCAAAGGAGCGGGGGATCAACCCGTTCGACCATGGTCCGCTGCACACCGACATGTGGAAGACCGAAGGGCTGAAGCAGGCGCTCGACCTCTACGGCTTTGACGCGGCCTTCGGCGGCGCGCGCCGCGACGAGGAAAAGAGCCGCGCCAAGGAGCGCATCTTTTCCTTCCGTACCGCGTCGCATGGCTGGGATCCTAAGAACCAGCGCCCGGAATTGTGGAACCTCTACAATGCCAGGAAGAACAAGGGCGAGAGCATCCGCATCTTCCCGATCAGCAACTGGACCGAGCTGGACATCTGGCAATATATCCACCTCAACAATGTGCCGATCGTGCCTCTCTATTTCGCCGAGGAACGCCCCACGGTCGAGCGCGACGGCATGCTGCTGATGGTCGATGACGAACGCTTCCCGCTGAAACCGGGCGAGACGCCGGTGATGCGGTCGATCCGTTTCCGCACGCTGGGCTGCTACCCGCTGACAGGCGCAGTGGAAAGCAGCGCTCAGACGCTGCCGGAAGTCATCCAGGAAACGCTGCTGACCACCACGTCCGAACGTCAGGGCCGCGCCATCGACAAGGATGCGGGCGGCGCCGGCATGGAGAAGAAGAAGCAGGAAGGGTATTTCTGA
- a CDS encoding alpha/beta hydrolase, with protein MKQNPSAVGRRAVISGAASAALATFAARGSAEAAPPLAAEPKCDIARNLPPPTTISKAAQDYLRNGAMQPPKPIPAAADVAGWRAYVSDGDKALPVDMILKLPGIDVQTRQIGSATCYVATPLGISDADRRKAHLSIHGGGWVLFGGRAAMALAKVAAMQTGGVTYAVDYRMPPDHPFPAGLDDCFAVYRLLLKEYGARNILVSGGSAGGNLAAALMHKVKDAGLEKPSALVLQTPVTDLTNAGDSWQVLKGLDPVLRDPDGVATTELYLNGNDPRHPYLSPLFGDLAKAFPPTHLVTGTRDRLLSDTVRLHAALRAAGVEADLYVGEAMPHAGFGGLTPEDAAVAKDTQYWLKTHWPQS; from the coding sequence TTGAAGCAAAATCCGAGCGCGGTCGGCCGTAGAGCCGTTATATCGGGCGCTGCGTCAGCAGCTCTGGCAACATTCGCGGCACGCGGTTCCGCTGAGGCCGCGCCTCCTCTGGCTGCGGAGCCCAAGTGCGATATCGCCCGCAACCTCCCTCCTCCCACGACCATCAGCAAGGCTGCCCAGGATTATCTGCGCAATGGCGCAATGCAGCCTCCAAAACCAATCCCCGCCGCAGCGGACGTCGCGGGCTGGCGGGCTTATGTCTCTGACGGTGACAAGGCTCTGCCCGTCGACATGATCCTGAAATTGCCGGGTATCGACGTTCAGACACGGCAGATCGGCAGCGCCACCTGCTATGTCGCCACGCCGCTCGGAATTTCCGATGCGGACCGACGGAAGGCCCATCTGAGCATTCATGGTGGCGGGTGGGTTTTGTTCGGTGGGCGGGCCGCTATGGCTCTGGCGAAGGTCGCGGCAATGCAGACGGGCGGCGTGACTTACGCGGTCGACTATCGGATGCCGCCGGACCATCCCTTTCCTGCGGGCCTCGACGACTGCTTCGCCGTCTACCGCCTGTTGCTGAAGGAATATGGGGCGAGGAATATCCTCGTCTCGGGCGGCTCGGCCGGCGGCAACCTTGCCGCCGCCTTGATGCACAAGGTGAAGGATGCCGGCCTTGAAAAGCCGAGTGCGCTTGTCCTTCAGACGCCGGTCACCGACCTGACGAATGCGGGCGACAGCTGGCAGGTGCTGAAAGGCCTCGATCCCGTGCTCAGAGATCCGGACGGGGTCGCCACAACCGAGCTTTACCTGAACGGTAACGACCCGCGGCATCCCTATCTCTCGCCGCTCTTCGGGGATCTGGCAAAGGCATTTCCTCCTACTCACCTGGTAACCGGAACTCGTGACCGTCTGCTGTCGGACACCGTCAGGCTGCATGCTGCGCTGAGAGCCGCAGGTGTGGAGGCGGATCTCTATGTGGGCGAAGCCATGCCCCATGCAGGCTTCGGCGGCCTGACGCCGGAAGATGCGGCGGTGGCGAAAGACACGCAATATTGGTTGAAGACCCACTGGCCGCAATCCTAA
- a CDS encoding 3'(2'),5'-bisphosphate nucleotidase CysQ, translating into MSEAMSDGDLAAHLAEVAGRILINVRESGLFSPKALGKAGDQTANQFLVHALREVRPDDGLLSEEEKDNPERLAKSRVWIVDPVDGTREYGEERSDWAVHVGMAVDGEAVLGAVALPGLDLTGNGGGTVLRSDQPRPLPAAPEKLRMVVSRTRPAKEAVAVAERLDAELVPMGSAGAKAMAVILGQADIYLHSGGQYEWDSMAPVAVAQAHGLHCSRIDGSPLVYNQQDVYLPDLLICRKEHAETVLDLIAEVAVSV; encoded by the coding sequence ATGAGCGAGGCGATGAGCGATGGCGATCTTGCCGCGCACCTCGCCGAGGTCGCGGGACGGATCCTGATCAACGTGCGGGAATCGGGGCTGTTCAGCCCCAAGGCACTGGGCAAGGCGGGCGACCAGACCGCCAACCAGTTCCTCGTCCACGCGCTGCGCGAGGTCCGTCCCGACGACGGCCTTCTTTCGGAAGAGGAGAAGGATAATCCGGAACGGCTCGCCAAGAGCCGGGTCTGGATCGTCGATCCGGTCGATGGCACGCGCGAATATGGCGAAGAGCGGTCCGACTGGGCCGTGCATGTGGGCATGGCCGTGGATGGCGAGGCGGTGCTCGGCGCGGTCGCGCTGCCGGGTCTTGACCTGACCGGCAACGGCGGCGGCACCGTGCTCCGTTCCGATCAGCCGCGACCACTCCCGGCAGCGCCCGAAAAGCTGCGCATGGTCGTGTCGCGCACCCGTCCCGCCAAGGAAGCGGTGGCGGTGGCCGAACGGCTCGACGCTGAACTGGTGCCGATGGGTTCGGCAGGCGCGAAGGCGATGGCCGTGATCCTGGGCCAGGCGGACATCTACCTCCATTCCGGCGGTCAATATGAATGGGACAGCATGGCCCCTGTCGCGGTAGCGCAGGCGCATGGCCTGCACTGCTCGCGCATCGACGGCAGCCCGCTCGTGTATAATCAGCAGGACGTATATCTGCCCGACCTGCTGATCTGTCGGAAAGAACATGCAGAGACGGTTCTGGACCTTATAGCAGAGGTGGCAGTAAGCGTCTGA
- a CDS encoding TetR family transcriptional regulator: protein MPRQAKRTVGRPRRLTLEAIVDAACEVGIAKLEMSLVAERLNTGVATLYGYVRGRDHLLELVAQRLVGQALIKDEGQSWQNILREHATITYRLFRSLPHLITNLMGKEPEKHSFDYSRAVLALIESRGVPETAAVNAYIEINQVVIGAAISMMRREALENVSIDDEGRRVLLPELLGDYRPTLERIIAGYQAELTTGDGDGTD, encoded by the coding sequence ATGCCAAGACAGGCGAAACGAACGGTGGGGCGTCCTCGAAGGCTGACGCTGGAGGCGATCGTCGATGCCGCCTGCGAGGTGGGCATCGCGAAGCTGGAGATGAGCCTGGTGGCGGAAAGGCTGAACACCGGCGTCGCCACGCTATATGGTTATGTGCGTGGCCGCGATCACCTTCTCGAACTGGTGGCGCAGCGTCTGGTGGGGCAGGCGCTGATCAAGGACGAAGGACAAAGCTGGCAGAACATCCTTCGCGAACATGCGACGATCACCTACCGCCTGTTCCGATCGCTGCCGCACCTCATCACCAATCTGATGGGCAAGGAGCCGGAGAAGCATTCGTTCGACTATTCGCGCGCCGTACTTGCCCTGATCGAGTCGAGGGGGGTTCCCGAAACGGCTGCCGTGAACGCCTATATCGAGATCAATCAGGTCGTGATCGGCGCGGCCATCAGCATGATGCGGCGCGAGGCGCTGGAAAATGTGTCTATCGACGATGAGGGACGCCGCGTGCTGCTGCCCGAGCTTCTCGGGGATTATCGCCCGACGCTGGAACGTATCATCGCGGGCTATCAAGCGGAACTGACCACCGGCGATGGCGACGGGACCGACTAA
- a CDS encoding dienelactone hydrolase family protein, with translation MSVLEPFDYAHDGLKLSGRIARPDGPGPHPAVLVMHSALGPDRLMGQRALDLAQLGFIALATDVYGLGAAGPDLDYMPLFQQFQEQPDLLRGRILAGYDVLRALPEVDAGRISAIGYCFGGQCVLELARSGADVRSVVSFHGLLRTARPATPGMVKAQMLVITGAKDPFVPADDVRRFQEEMTAAEADWQVTTYGQGYHSFTVPDVAELNIVGAAYDPLLDRLSWAKATVFLDATLNDRR, from the coding sequence ATGAGCGTGCTTGAGCCATTCGATTACGCTCATGACGGGCTGAAGCTGTCCGGTCGCATCGCGCGGCCGGATGGACCGGGCCCCCATCCCGCCGTGCTGGTGATGCATTCCGCGCTTGGCCCCGACAGGCTGATGGGCCAGCGGGCGCTGGACCTGGCCCAGCTTGGGTTCATTGCGCTGGCTACGGACGTCTACGGACTGGGCGCCGCAGGTCCAGACTTGGACTATATGCCGCTCTTTCAGCAGTTTCAGGAGCAGCCCGACCTTCTGCGCGGACGCATTCTTGCCGGATATGATGTGTTGCGGGCGCTGCCCGAAGTCGATGCAGGGCGCATTTCGGCGATCGGCTACTGTTTTGGCGGCCAGTGCGTGCTGGAATTGGCGCGCAGCGGTGCCGATGTGCGATCAGTGGTTAGTTTTCACGGCCTTCTACGTACCGCCAGACCCGCGACACCGGGCATGGTCAAGGCGCAGATGCTGGTCATTACCGGCGCGAAGGATCCGTTTGTTCCGGCGGACGACGTCAGGCGCTTTCAGGAAGAAATGACTGCGGCCGAGGCTGACTGGCAGGTCACGACCTATGGCCAGGGTTATCATTCCTTCACCGTGCCGGATGTGGCTGAGTTGAATATAGTCGGCGCCGCCTACGATCCGCTTCTGGATCGTCTTTCCTGGGCAAAGGCCACGGTCTTTCTCGATGCAACGCTGAACGACCGTCGCTGA
- the cysN gene encoding sulfate adenylyltransferase subunit CysN translates to MTDTLDEPIYKTDALIAEDIDEYLKVHEHKTMLRFITCGSVDDGKSTLIGRLLYDSKMIFEDQLAALEADSKRVGTQGQEIDFALLVDGLAAEREQGITIDVAYRFFATEKRKFIVADTPGHEQYTRNMVTGASTADLAVILIDARKGVLTQTKRHSYLAHLIGIKNIVLAVNKMDLVDYDQAVFDGIVKDYTEFARSIGIEHFVPMPISGFKGDNITGPSENTPWYKGPALMAHLETVEVNSATDAEKPFRMPVQWVNRPNLDFRGFSGLIATGTVKPGDAVRVLPSGKTSTVTRIVTLDGDLDEAVAGQSVTICFADEIDCSRGDVIALADNPPQAADQFEATIVWMADEEMLPGRPYWLKIGTQTVTATVQQPKYQVNVNTMEHLAAKTLDLNAIGVANLSTDKQIVFEPYEQNRTLGGFILIDKITNATVAAGMLHFSLRRAQNVHWQATDVTREFHAGLKNQKPAVLWFTGLSGAGKSTIANIVEKKLARMNRHTFLLDGDNVRHGLNKDLGFTDADRVENIRRVGEVAKLMTDAGLIVITAFISPFRSEREMVRQMMQPGEFVEVHIDTPLAEAEARDVKGLYKKARSGELKNFTGIDSPYEPPEDPEIRIDTTSLTADEAADLIIARLIP, encoded by the coding sequence ATGACCGACACTCTCGACGAACCCATTTACAAGACCGACGCCCTCATTGCCGAGGATATCGACGAATATCTGAAGGTGCATGAGCACAAGACGATGCTGCGTTTCATCACCTGCGGGTCGGTGGACGATGGCAAGTCCACGCTGATCGGCCGCCTGCTCTACGACAGCAAGATGATCTTCGAGGATCAGCTTGCCGCGCTGGAGGCGGACTCCAAGCGCGTGGGCACGCAGGGGCAGGAAATCGACTTCGCTCTGCTCGTTGACGGCCTCGCAGCCGAGCGCGAGCAGGGCATCACCATCGACGTCGCCTATCGCTTCTTCGCGACCGAAAAGCGCAAGTTCATCGTCGCCGACACGCCCGGCCATGAGCAATATACGCGCAACATGGTCACCGGCGCATCGACCGCTGACCTCGCCGTGATCCTGATCGACGCGCGCAAGGGCGTACTGACGCAGACCAAGCGCCACAGCTATCTGGCGCATCTGATCGGCATCAAGAATATCGTGCTGGCGGTGAACAAGATGGATCTGGTCGATTATGACCAGGCGGTCTTCGACGGCATCGTCAAGGATTACACCGAATTCGCGCGCTCGATCGGCATCGAACATTTCGTGCCGATGCCGATTTCCGGGTTCAAGGGCGACAATATCACCGGCCCGTCGGAAAACACGCCCTGGTACAAGGGCCCGGCGCTGATGGCCCATCTGGAAACGGTCGAAGTCAACAGCGCGACCGACGCGGAAAAGCCTTTCCGCATGCCGGTCCAGTGGGTGAACCGTCCGAACCTCGACTTCCGTGGCTTTTCCGGTCTGATCGCGACCGGCACGGTGAAGCCGGGCGACGCCGTGCGCGTGCTTCCTTCGGGCAAGACCAGCACCGTCACCCGCATCGTCACGCTGGATGGCGATCTTGATGAAGCAGTGGCGGGCCAGTCCGTAACCATCTGCTTCGCTGATGAAATCGACTGCTCGCGCGGCGACGTCATCGCGCTGGCCGACAATCCGCCGCAGGCTGCCGACCAGTTCGAAGCGACCATAGTCTGGATGGCGGACGAGGAAATGCTGCCCGGCCGTCCCTATTGGCTGAAGATCGGCACGCAGACCGTCACCGCGACGGTGCAGCAGCCCAAATATCAGGTGAACGTCAACACGATGGAGCATCTGGCGGCCAAGACGCTTGACCTCAATGCCATCGGCGTTGCGAACCTGTCCACCGACAAGCAGATCGTGTTCGAGCCCTATGAGCAGAACCGGACGCTGGGCGGCTTCATCCTGATCGACAAGATCACCAACGCCACCGTGGCGGCGGGTATGCTGCACTTCTCCCTGCGGCGCGCGCAGAATGTCCACTGGCAGGCGACCGATGTCACCCGTGAATTCCATGCGGGCCTCAAGAACCAGAAGCCTGCGGTGCTGTGGTTCACCGGCCTTTCGGGGGCGGGCAAATCAACGATCGCCAATATCGTTGAAAAGAAGCTGGCGCGGATGAACCGCCACACCTTCCTGCTTGATGGCGACAATGTGCGGCATGGCCTCAACAAGGACCTTGGCTTCACCGATGCCGACCGCGTGGAGAACATCCGCCGCGTTGGCGAAGTCGCGAAGCTGATGACCGACGCGGGCCTTATCGTCATCACCGCCTTCATCTCGCCCTTCCGTTCGGAGCGCGAAATGGTGCGGCAGATGATGCAGCCGGGCGAGTTCGTCGAGGTGCATATCGACACCCCGCTGGCCGAGGCCGAGGCGCGCGACGTCAAGGGCCTCTACAAGAAGGCGCGGTCTGGTGAGCTGAAGAACTTCACCGGCATCGACAGCCCCTATGAGCCGCCAGAAGACCCCGAAATCCGCATCGACACCACGTCGCTGACGGCAGACGAGGCAGCCGACCTCATCATCGCGAGGCTGATCCCATGA